TACTTTTTATCCACAACATATGCTGGAGAGTCTCTGCTCTCCAACTTTAACTGGTTCGATGGGGTAGATCCCTCGCACGGATTTGTTTCGTAAGTGCTTTTGACGTGGTTCTGACCATTGATTATGTTTGCTGAGCTGACACTTAATCTGCGTTATGTAGTTATCAGAATAGACAAAATGCTCACGCAATGGGCTTATACCAGATCGATGATAGAACAGGAGTTGTTAGACTAGGAGTTGACAGCACGAATAGCTACTCCATCTCGGATAGGGGTCGGCCGAGTATTCGACTTGAGAGCAAAGACACATTTGATCAGGGCCTTTTCATTGCCGACTTCTTACACATGCCTCCTTCACATTGTGGATTGTGGCCAGCATGTAAGTTTGAATCGAGTCCTTTATGATACTGAAGGTCAAAATGTTCAGGATACTGACTGACCATGGATTATAAACAGTCTGGACGTATGGTGACAACTGGCCGTACGACGGCGAGATTGACATCATTGAAGGAGTCAACACAGCCCACACCAACATCATATCAGCTCACACGGCAGACGGATGTAGTCAGGGCAATGACATACTCGGACTGTTCAGTGGCGAGCAAATCAACACAGAATGTGCCGTTGGTACGGATAACATTGGCTGCGGCTTTCATCCCTCACCCGACGACACTTCATCATATGGTGACGGTTTCAATGCCGCTCATGGAGGTGTTTATGCCATGCAATGGGATAATGTCCATATTCGCATTTGGCACTTCCCTCGCGGATCGATCCCGAGAGAcatcgaggccaagaagcccgaTCCTGACACATGGGGACAGCCGATTGCTATTTTTGGTGGATCGCAATGCAAGGTTGACAACTACTTTAAGCACATGAGATTGGTTCTCAACATTGTGAGTATATAAACACATCTGCTCATACGCAATGGAcgttgagaaagaagagcattCTGAGACTGACTAAGATATATCCAGAACTTTTGCGGCGATTACGGTGATGCTGTCTGGGGCAAAACGGATCAATGCGATGAATTTGCCCCGACGTGCGATGAATACGTGGCAAATAACCCGGAGGCATTTACCAATGCATACTGGGACGTGCAATATATCGATGCCTATGAGTACCGTCCGCGTGTCCACGACCCGTGGCCAAGCTGGAACTCAAcccagccaaagccaagctGGAATTTgactcttcctcgtcctcgtccagGTCCCTACAGTGATGAGCGTACAACAACTTTATACAAGCACACTCGCTGGACCGAGACTGTGACGGTATTCGCTACTGGGCATGTTCCTCACCGTCCCTGGGATGGTCAAGTTCCTGCTGCAACGACTGATGCAATTGAACCGGTGGCAACCAGGGCACCTGTCAATCCCATCAAGATCAATCACTATTCGTACCTCGGCTGCTTCTACTCCAACAGCGGCTTTGAAACATTCCACGAAGTCGCTGACAACTGGGACATGACTCTCGAGCGATGCGTCGATCTATGCAACAAGAAGACTTATGTGGGCATCTTCGACTCCCACTGTTTCTGCGCAGATACTCTCGATGCTGAAACATTGGCCACCAGAAAAGAGGGCCTATGCAACAAACAGTGTCCAGGAAACAATTTTGAGTTCTGTGGTGGTATAGTCACGCCCAGGGACATCGATGCGCCACGCAAGAAGTTTGTCTCAGAGACTTTGCCGCTGCATGCGCTTACTGTGTACGGCTTTGTTGaagacgagaagctggaacAACCGCCGGCGATGGCACCGGGGTCGAATTGGACGGAGAAGGGGTGGTCTAAGACGATTACTGAGGTGGCTGAAGTGACTGTATTCCCGGTTTCTGAGCAGGATTCTCGTGAACAGGGTTGGCAGTGGGGTGACAAGCATGAAGGTGGCCATGAGTGGAGTGGTCAGGATGGTGAGAAGAATGATTGGCagaaagatgaaggtgagAAATACGATGGCGAGAAGCATGACGGAGACAAATATGAAGATGGTAATCACGAAGATTGTGATTGTGACGACGAGGGCAAAGACGGACACGATTGGAACAACCATGAAGGTCACAATAAGGGTGACTGGAAAGAATCCGCTTCTTGGGACccctcagcagcagaggaAAAGGGCTGGCCTTCGAAACCTGAGATCTCAGAGATTGTGATCCCGGTGACGGAGACGGTCGTTGACTGCCCCGAGACAAAGCAAGCTGTTGTGACACCGACATGGGCACCGCATGTTGATCCGAAGCCTTGGGTTCCTTCTGAccctcctcaccctcctcctGGGCCATTACCATCACACGACGACCATTGGCAAGATCCTCCTCATGATCCTCCTTCACGCAATAACGATCATGACAAATCTCACCCGCCGCCTTCAACGTACCCAGATACTCCTGTGAGCCCGCCAGTGGTGCTTGTTGCAGGAGCATCAACAATGTATGCGGGATTAGAGAAGTATCTAGCAATCTTGGGTTTGAGCATAGTGGTTCTTATCATGAGAATCATTTAACTTCAAatccaaagaaaaaaacatcaaaagacaaaaaaaggaacaacATAATATGAACGCTCGGGACGGGGCCTTTATCTTTTGTATACAGAACACTCCCAGCATAAAGTGCGCGCATTGTATCAGTATTAATCACAGGGACATCTCCTTTGTTTAGTATGTAGCCTATAGGATTTAATAAACGACAAATTCTTAAAAACACAATTTTCATTATATTTCTCCTCCCATTTTCAAAACATGGTCATTATACATTGATCTTTGCGTTTCGTATCTAATAAACATCCAAGCTAAATATCTACGACCACCGCCCTATTCTTCACCTTGCCAGTGCTTCCATACATCTGAGCAGCATTCACAAGCAGGCCACCTTGGTTGCTTCCGGGGCCTCCCATGATCCATTTCCATAACACGGCATGAACCCCATGCAGCATCACGTAGAAGTGATCCCACCAAGCAGCGTTTGGAACAAAATCCCAAAAGGGTCCGCGAGTAGGCCGAGAGAGCAACCGCTCATAGGCAAGCTGCATGTCgtcgaagaagatggattcCTTGCCGTAGCCCCAGTGAACGTGGCCAAAGACGTGGAGACGAGGTTTGACGCGCCAGAGTTCTTTAAGCAGATTAGGATcgccaagaccaagatcCAAGTGGTGTTTCTGATACGAGACAAATTAGCAGGCTGAGCCTTTGGTAGACAGAAGAGGAGAATTGTTATACCGGAGGGCAGTGTGTCACCAGAATATCGGTCTGAGGTGGGATTCTGCTAAACCACGGTGAATTGGTAGGCTCATATTGGAATCTATATTCGAGTCAGCATTCCAAATGTCCCAACTCGAAGCCAATGTCTCTCGCTGGTACACTCACGCAAAGCTCTCTGGTCCACATTCCGGAATGTCGGGCACACCAAAAATGGTGAGTTTACGTCCATGGATCTCTTGCACAGTCAAGCCACTTTCAAGATAATGCAGTCCCTCCAAGTTAACCACAGCACCAGCCTTGACGTCCGGGTCAAGGCGGCTACGCGAGTCAAACCAGCTATCATGATTTCCACAGACAACAATCTTGACTTGGTGAGGCTGGCTCTTCAGCCAATCGAGCTGCTTTTGAATGTCTTCAGCGGTCCCAGAATTGGTCAAGTCGCCTGCGTGAATGAGGATGTCGCCCGCGGGGATGTCGACCACTTGGTCATGGGTGTCGGATATGCAGACGACTCGAATAGCTGGTTTGCCACGAGGAGGAACAAACGGCTGGCCtcggaggaagagaaagatgtgATAGAGCCTGACGGTGATGAAAGTCAATGGCGAGAGGAGGAGCTGATCGAGGAGAGTGAGGCGCTCCCACTGGTTCTCCCGGCGAAGGCCGAGGAAAGTGAGCAGGCCCATGACGAGCGTTAAAGCAGCGCTGGCACTGGAGATGTTGATGCTAGATTTGATAGAAATTGACCAGCATTGTGGTGTTTTTGCATACGAAAATCTGCATGTAATGAGAAGGGCTGAAAGCATGACGCATCTCAAGAGGGATGAGCTCATGGCTCATGGTGTCAATACTGTTcgctgattggctggatTCTAGCCCTTCCCGGGAGAGGCTTAGCCGGGCTTTTCTGGAGATTAAATCTAGGATCTAGCTATCAGTAGCTGATCGTCAATGGCTTGGAAATGGCTTCACATGACGAGGTTTTCAGCTGTAATGGATGATGCAcgtcgtctttttcttctttatttccCATCCCTCCTCGCCCCTTTTCAGTTTCACTCTTATCCTTCTCACCATATCCTCTATTTCTGTCTTTCAGAGCACGCTTCAACCTCTTTGCTTCTAGACAAGGCTAATCCTTATAGGGTAACCACACAGCCCAGTGACGTCTTTGCCCGCCATCCCCACAACAGCTCCTGACAATCTTGCTATCGATTGACCACATACGCAGCTCagctctttctctctctgttttgCAACCCCCTACAACTGCGTACCTCTTGCACGCGCGCTCCCAGGTGCTGCATGCAGTCAATTGTAAAGATTAATTCACTTCTCTCTTCCTAACAATCCTCTTCGAGCTCTTTTGCTTGTCTCGTGCTCGACGTCATCGACATGTCAAGCCTGCGGGGCTTGTACGGTAAGGGGGAGGATCAGGGTATAGAGGGCAACTTTGGGTAAGCATGTGAAGACGATCTGCAGCTTTCCATCTCATAATCTAATTAACGGCCCATGTTGAAAACAATAAAGGGTTGATTATGTGATTCATTACCGAATACCACCCAAGGGTACGTCCGTCCTGATATTTGAACTCATCCTCTCCTGCACTGGCTTACACCACTCTAGAGAGAGCCAAGGCAGAGGCCGCCTTTGTTCAGCTCATTGAAGCTCTCACAAATATCGGTCTCACCACCGCCGTTCGCTGCGGTGACAAGGACTCTCTTCTCGTCTTCACCAGGCTCGCCTCAAATGATCTGTTGGCCCGGCAGGTCTACAGCTCTCGCCTTCAGGACTGGCTGCAAGGAGTCCGCATCAAAGCCCCTGCCAGCGATGTCACGCAGGCAATCAAGGACGAGCCCGTTACTGAGGCTGAGAGGCTTCGATTGGTCTATCTCCTGATTACAGAGTCTCGAAATGAGGGAGGCGCGGGCATCACGCAGGGGCAAGGTCAGTGGAAGTACGTCGAGGCCATCTTTCCACTCCATAACAATGCATTCAACAAGGAGTGGCTGCATAAATGGAGCAAAAAGTACATCCTGGACCAATCCGATTTAGACGACATTCGAGACAAGTTTGGCGAGGGCGTTGCCTTTTACTTTGCGTTCCTCAAGGATTACTTCCGCTTCCAGATATTCCCGGCCGTGGTAGGCTTCTCTTGTTGGATGCTGATGGGACAGTTCTCTACTTTTTATGCCATCTGCAGCTGTCTCTGGTCCGTCGTGTTTTTTGAGTATTGGAAGCGCAAGGAAGCTGATTTGTCCATCACTTGGGGTGTTCGCGGCGTTTCCAAGATACAGCATCCACGAGCGGAATTTCAGTGGGATTTTGAGGCGGAGGACGCGGTTACGGGAGAGCCCATCAAGATCTATGCTCCTATTAAGCGGTTACAaactcagcttcttcagatACCTTTTGCTTTAGCTTGCATTGTTGTATTGGGCGGGCTTGTGGCTACAGTAAACTCTCTGGAGATCTTTATTAACGAAGTATATGCTGGTCCAGGGAAGGCGTATTTGGTGAGTATGCCATTTTTCGACTTGAGAACCCCTATCCTGTCCTTATTCACTATTTTTGCAACATGCAATACTAATATTCGCGGTATAGGGCTTCCTGCCATCCATCTTACTTGCCACCCTGACACCAACATTTTCGACTATTCTCATGTCTGCTGCTAAGAAGTTGACAGATAAAGAGAATTACGATACCATGGATGGTACGTGTACAAAGCACAAATCTCAAAGCAAGTCAGTGCGAAGCGAAACTAACTGAATCTCCATTTGAAGCACACCATGCTGCTTTGGTCCAGAAACAGTTTGTGCTCAACTTCATGACTTCATATATGGCATTGACTTTTACGGCCTTTGTCTACATTCCCTTTGGTAGCATTCTGCAGCCATTCCTTAACTTTTGGGGCAAGACTGCTCAAACTCTCACGATGAGCGAGGTTCCCTTGACCACGCGCCAGTTTGAATCAAACCCCCAGAGGATTGCCAACCAAATGTACTACACCACGGTCACGGCACAAATTATCAATACTCTTACCGAAGTCGTTGTACCCTACATCAAGCACAAAGCTACTGTTAAAGCAAAGGAGCTGTCGTCCAATGGCGCGGTTAAGTCGAATGACCAGCCCGAAGAAGCCGAGTTCTTGAAACGTGTACGAAATCAAACTGGACTCGAGGTCTACGACGTTACTGCAGACTACCGTGAGATGGTAATGCAGTATGGTGAGTTGAGACTCTGCATTACGTTTTGCCGTGAAGGAATACCTTTAATAATTTTGAACAGGctatctctctctgttttcCGTTTCATGGCCTCTTACGGCCTGCTTTTTCCTTCTCAACAACTGGATCGAGCTGCGATCCGATGCTCTGAAGATTGTCATTGGCTGTCGCAGACCTATCCCGTGGCGAGCTGACTCTATTGGACCGTGGTTGACGGCCCTGGGCTTCCTCTCATGGCTCGGCAGCGTCACCAGCGCTGCTATTGTCTATCTCTGCAGTGCCGACAAGCAAGACGGCACCGTATCATACATCACTGCAGGCGGTGTTCTCTTGAGCATCCTCCTAGCTGAACACCTCTATTTTGCGGCTCAGCTTACCGTCCGATTTGTCATGGGTAAGGTGGAGAGCCCTGGCCTCCAGAGGGAACGCAAGGAACGCTTccagatgaggaagaagctcttggagGAGACCGTCGGCCACGTGGCGAGCGAGAAGGCCACAGTCGAGGTTCCAGGGGTCGAAAAGACGGAGCAAATCACTAGGCAAACgttggaagaggaagccagGCTGGCCTCGATCCATGGGCATGGATCCCCCGAAGAACTGTAAGAAATTTGGTGTCAAACTTGTTTGCTTGGCTTCTGGATAGCCTTGCATGCTAGGTCGTGCAGACTCAGTTGTGGCTGACATGGATAACAGGTTCTGGCAACGCCAGCGAGGCATGCAGGATACAATCTTGGTCGGCCGGAAATTGATCGCAGAGCAGTCTAGTGGCAAGGCCTGAGGTTGAGCCTGCTTAAGGGCATCAGGGGCATCTGGACTAATCTCTCGAGTGCGGAGATTCTGGCGTCCAGGTCAAGGCCACACCCTGCAGCCGTCGTACAGAAGACTCCGTACGGATTAATACGCTGCGTGCCCCGTCGACTAACTTTTGCCGCGGGCTCTGGAAATGGGGATATGCCCCATTGCGATACCGACAACTTTAGACATGGGACAATGTGGAGGCGTTCGAGGTGGGGCGGCGATGTTGAAGACACAGCACGTGCTCGGAGCTTGAGACCGATACGGAAGACGGAAGCCGGAGGACGGAAGACGGGGGTCTGAAGTTGATTATGGAGACTGTTTGCTGGATTTTGGAAAGCAGCTTGCTCGCTAGCTAGCGTTTTGTCTTGAATCCTTTTCACAAGCGATGAGTTTGTCGTGTGTTTTGTGCTGTAGAAACTTGATGCTATCTATACAAGGATGCTCTCTCTCGCCTATGGAATAACGAGATTCAAGCATGTTGACGTTGGCTCTGCTTGGCTTGAACTATCAACGCCAAAAGACACCCCTCCCCTGGTTTAAGCCCACGCCCCCTTGAGGAtcagacaaaaaaaaagtcgcgCTTGTGTCTTCAGACAATAGGAAGCCCGTGCAGCTAGCACATCTTGCCCAACATGGCGATTGATCACGAGGGGAGAGGCGAGCAAACAAGGCCAGATCTGATCGGCGGGTTGGACAATAGGAATCCGCAATGCTCGCACATGATGCAGCTAGAGGATTTAaaaggatgagatggaacCTATAGATGCTCTGCATGAGGGCGCACAGGCGTGAGGGTGATCTGCGATTcctttgacgatggagaaaATCCAAGGATCAAGGGACTTATATTGTCACCGACTTTTTTCGGTTCAACGCGAGACGTTGGATGAAGAGTGATCTAACAATAGATTCGAGATGAActcaaacaagaaaaaatcaAGGATCAAGGGATTTGATACTGTCACCGACTTTT
This genomic stretch from Trichoderma breve strain T069 chromosome 1, whole genome shotgun sequence harbors:
- a CDS encoding WSC domain-containing protein, which gives rise to MEYFLSTTYAGESLLSNFNWFDGVDPSHGFVSYQNRQNAHAMGLYQIDDRTGVVRLGVDSTNSYSISDRGRPSIRLESKDTFDQGLFIADFLHMPPSHCGLWPAFWTYGDNWPYDGEIDIIEGVNTAHTNIISAHTADGCSQGNDILGLFSGEQINTECAVGTDNIGCGFHPSPDDTSSYGDGFNAAHGGVYAMQWDNVHIRIWHFPRGSIPRDIEAKKPDPDTWGQPIAIFGGSQCKVDNYFKHMRLVLNINFCGDYGDAVWGKTDQCDEFAPTCDEYVANNPEAFTNAYWDVQYIDAYEYRPRVHDPWPSWNSTQPKPSWNLTLPRPRPGPYSDERTTTLYKHTRWTETVTVFATGHVPHRPWDGQVPAATTDAIEPVATRAPVNPIKINHYSYLGCFYSNSGFETFHEVADNWDMTLERCVDLCNKKTYVGIFDSHCFCADTLDAETLATRKEGLCNKQCPGNNFEFCGGIVTPRDIDAPRKKFVSETLPLHALTVYGFVEDEKLEQPPAMAPGSNWTEKGWSKTITEVAEVTVFPVSEQDSREQGWQWGDKHEGGHEWSGQDGEKNDWQKDEGEKYDGEKHDGDKYEDGNHEDCDCDDEGKDGHDWNNHEGHNKGDWKESASWDPSAAEEKGWPSKPEISEIVIPVTETVVDCPETKQAVVTPTWAPHVDPKPWVPSDPPHPPPGPLPSHDDHWQDPPHDPPSRNNDHDKSHPPPSTYPDTPVSPPVVLVAGASTMYAGLEKYLAILGLSIVVLIMRII
- a CDS encoding calcineurin-like phosphoesterase domain-containing protein, which produces MGLLTFLGLRRENQWERLTLLDQLLLSPLTFITVRLYHIFLFLRGQPFVPPRGKPAIRVVCISDTHDQVVDIPAGDILIHAGDLTNSGTAEDIQKQLDWLKSQPHQVKIVVCGNHDSWFDSRSRLDPDVKAGAVVNLEGLHYLESGLTVQEIHGRKLTIFGVPDIPECGPESFAFQYEPTNSPWFSRIPPQTDILVTHCPPKHHLDLGLGDPNLLKELWRVKPRLHVFGHVHWGYGKESIFFDDMQLAYERLLSRPTRGPFWDFVPNAAWWDHFYVMLHGVHAVLWKWIMGGPGSNQGGLLVNAAQMYGSTGKVKNRAVVVDI
- a CDS encoding calcium-activated chloride channel domain-containing protein, which encodes MSSLRGLYGKGEDQGIEGNFGVDYVIHYRIPPKERAKAEAAFVQLIEALTNIGLTTAVRCGDKDSLLVFTRLASNDLLARQVYSSRLQDWLQGVRIKAPASDVTQAIKDEPVTEAERLRLVYLLITESRNEGGAGITQGQGQWKYVEAIFPLHNNAFNKEWLHKWSKKYILDQSDLDDIRDKFGEGVAFYFAFLKDYFRFQIFPAVVGFSCWMLMGQFSTFYAICSCLWSVVFFEYWKRKEADLSITWGVRGVSKIQHPRAEFQWDFEAEDAVTGEPIKIYAPIKRLQTQLLQIPFALACIVVLGGLVATVNSLEIFINEVYAGPGKAYLGFLPSILLATLTPTFSTILMSAAKKLTDKENYDTMDAHHAALVQKQFVLNFMTSYMALTFTAFVYIPFGSILQPFLNFWGKTAQTLTMSEVPLTTRQFESNPQRIANQMYYTTVTAQIINTLTEVVVPYIKHKATVKAKELSSNGAVKSNDQPEEAEFLKRVRNQTGLEVYDVTADYREMVMQYGYLSLFSVSWPLTACFFLLNNWIELRSDALKIVIGCRRPIPWRADSIGPWLTALGFLSWLGSVTSAAIVYLCSADKQDGTVSYITAGGVLLSILLAEHLYFAAQLTVRFVMGKVESPGLQRERKERFQMRKKLLEETVGHVASEKATVEVPGVEKTEQITRQTLEEEARLASIHGHGSPEELFWQRQRGMQDTILVGRKLIAEQSSGKA